The Orenia marismortui DSM 5156 genome window below encodes:
- the gyrB gene encoding DNA topoisomerase (ATP-hydrolyzing) subunit B, translating into MKKDINYNAEQIQVLEGLEAVRKRPGMYIGSTSSRGLHHLVYEIVDNSIDEALAGYCDKIKVKIKDGDIITVEDNGRGIPVSLHPKMNRPAVEVVMTVLHAGGKFGGEGYKVSGGLHGVGVSVVNALAEWLEIEVKRNGKVYYQRYHRGVPQNELKVIGETEETGTKITFKADDEIFEETKYKYETLSQRLKELAYLNKGININIKDERGEEDIEDNFMFEGGIISFIEEINKHQTPIHENVIFLEEEVDDTHVEIALQYNSDYVDKIFTFANNINTHEGGTHLSGFKSALTRTVNDYARKNNLLKDKDENLSGDDIREGIVAIINVKLVEPQFEGQTKTKLANREIRGIVDSVLSAKLSTELEENPQLGKIIVENAITAARARKAAKKARELTKRKSALSSTSLPGKLADCSSRDPEESEIYIVEGDSAGGSAKQGRDRVFQAILPLKGKILNVEKARLNRILSNEEIRSLITAFGTGITDEFDIENARYHKIIIMTDADVDGAHIRTLLLTLFYRYMRPLIEKGYVYIAQPPLYKITKGRGEYYVYTDRQLEDLLSEIGRNGISLQRYKGLGEMNPEQLWKTTMDPEHRTLKKVEISDAIMADEIFTTLMGDKVKPRREFIQRHAKQVQNLDI; encoded by the coding sequence ATGAAAAAAGATATAAATTATAATGCTGAGCAGATACAAGTTTTAGAAGGACTTGAAGCTGTTCGTAAACGACCAGGAATGTATATTGGAAGTACTAGTTCTAGGGGATTACACCATCTAGTCTATGAAATTGTTGATAATAGTATAGATGAAGCTTTAGCTGGATATTGTGATAAAATTAAGGTTAAAATCAAAGATGGAGATATTATAACAGTTGAAGATAATGGACGTGGAATCCCAGTATCTTTACATCCTAAAATGAATAGACCTGCTGTAGAAGTTGTAATGACAGTATTACATGCAGGAGGAAAATTTGGAGGAGAAGGATATAAAGTATCCGGTGGCTTACATGGAGTAGGTGTTTCTGTTGTAAACGCCTTAGCAGAATGGCTAGAAATTGAAGTTAAGAGAAATGGAAAGGTATATTATCAAAGATATCATCGGGGAGTACCACAAAATGAACTAAAAGTAATAGGAGAGACAGAAGAAACAGGAACTAAGATTACTTTTAAAGCTGATGATGAAATTTTTGAAGAAACAAAATATAAATATGAGACATTATCTCAACGTTTAAAGGAGTTAGCTTATTTAAATAAAGGGATTAATATCAATATCAAGGATGAACGTGGAGAAGAGGATATTGAAGATAACTTTATGTTTGAAGGTGGGATAATTTCTTTTATTGAAGAGATTAACAAACATCAAACTCCTATTCATGAAAATGTAATATTTCTAGAAGAAGAAGTAGATGATACTCATGTGGAAATAGCTCTTCAGTATAACAGTGATTATGTAGATAAAATATTTACTTTTGCAAACAATATCAATACTCATGAAGGTGGTACTCATCTTAGTGGATTTAAGTCTGCTTTAACTAGGACAGTAAATGACTATGCTAGAAAGAATAATTTACTTAAAGATAAAGATGAGAATTTATCTGGAGACGATATTAGAGAAGGAATAGTAGCTATAATCAATGTTAAATTAGTTGAGCCACAATTTGAAGGTCAAACTAAGACTAAACTAGCTAATAGAGAGATTAGAGGTATAGTTGATTCTGTTCTTTCTGCTAAATTGAGTACAGAATTAGAAGAAAATCCACAGTTAGGAAAGATAATTGTGGAAAATGCTATTACTGCAGCTAGAGCTAGAAAAGCAGCTAAAAAAGCAAGAGAATTAACTAAACGTAAGAGTGCTTTGTCTAGCACATCTTTACCAGGGAAATTAGCAGATTGTTCTTCTAGGGATCCTGAGGAATCTGAAATTTATATTGTTGAGGGGGATTCAGCAGGTGGTTCTGCAAAGCAAGGTAGAGATAGAGTCTTCCAAGCAATTTTACCATTAAAAGGTAAAATTTTAAATGTTGAAAAGGCTCGATTAAATAGGATCTTGAGTAATGAAGAAATTAGATCATTGATAACAGCTTTTGGTACAGGAATAACAGATGAATTTGATATTGAAAATGCTAGATATCATAAGATTATAATCATGACCGATGCCGATGTTGATGGGGCTCATATTAGAACTTTATTATTGACCTTATTCTACCGTTATATGAGACCATTAATAGAAAAGGGTTATGTTTACATAGCTCAACCGCCTTTATATAAGATTACTAAAGGTCGTGGTGAATATTATGTATATACTGATCGCCAGTTAGAAGATCTTTTATCAGAAATTGGTAGAAATGGAATCTCGCTACAGAGATATAAAGGTTTAGGTGAGATGAATCCAGAGCAATTATGGAAAACAACTATGGATCCTGAACATAGAACATTAAAAAAAGTAGAAATTAGCGATGCTATTATGGCTGATGAAATATTTACGACTTTAATGGGAGATAAAGTTAAGCCAAGACGGGAATTTATTCAAAGGCATGCTAAGCAAGTACAGAATTTAGATATTTAG
- a CDS encoding substrate-binding domain-containing protein produces MKKMSITMIICLLLIICGCEVSLEKINPFVQPPKPKKEIKVGVSMATMKEDVYEIMKKSIFENRDEEKIKIIWKNANNNLEQQEKDIKSLITDNVDIIIFHAVDTSEKGAKLVNFINKSNIPVVALDRLTQNVKVDAYISADNFKAGQLQARYLIDQLDKTGNIIILKGDKNTNVSKSITKGNMSELKKYMGINIVKDKFHEKWSKELSKKTIKSIIDLNKDFEGILANNDQLALGAIEILKKEKINKKMIVVGADASKEGAIAVAKEKLNATIDKMPYALAKNAIKVATFIARGEDWNWDRTIKNGEHNIKLVISPVKLIDKYNINSLEERWGRLPIKENKK; encoded by the coding sequence ATGAAGAAAATGTCTATTACAATGATTATCTGTTTATTATTAATAATCTGTGGTTGTGAAGTTAGTTTAGAAAAAATAAATCCATTTGTCCAACCTCCAAAACCTAAAAAAGAAATTAAAGTTGGAGTCAGTATGGCTACTATGAAGGAAGATGTATATGAAATTATGAAAAAATCAATATTTGAAAATAGAGATGAAGAAAAAATAAAAATAATATGGAAAAATGCTAATAACAATTTAGAACAACAAGAAAAAGATATTAAATCACTAATCACAGATAATGTAGATATAATTATATTCCATGCTGTTGATACTAGTGAAAAAGGAGCTAAATTAGTAAATTTTATTAATAAATCTAATATACCTGTAGTAGCATTAGATAGACTAACCCAAAATGTAAAGGTTGATGCTTATATCAGTGCAGATAACTTCAAAGCAGGACAACTACAAGCAAGATATTTAATTGATCAACTAGATAAAACAGGGAATATAATTATATTGAAAGGTGATAAAAATACTAATGTATCGAAAAGTATTACAAAGGGAAATATGTCAGAGTTGAAAAAATATATGGGGATAAATATAGTAAAAGATAAATTCCATGAAAAATGGTCTAAAGAACTGTCTAAGAAAACAATAAAATCAATTATAGATTTAAATAAAGATTTCGAAGGGATTTTAGCTAATAATGATCAACTTGCTCTAGGAGCAATAGAAATATTAAAAAAAGAAAAAATTAATAAAAAGATGATTGTAGTTGGGGCTGATGCTAGTAAAGAAGGGGCCATTGCTGTAGCTAAAGAAAAACTCAACGCAACTATAGATAAAATGCCATATGCACTAGCAAAAAATGCAATAAAAGTAGCTACTTTTATCGCTAGAGGAGAGGACTGGAATTGGGATCGTACTATAAAAAATGGCGAGCATAATATAAAATTAGTAATTTCTCCAGTAAAATTAATAGATAAATATAATATAAATTCTTTAGAAGAAAGGTGGGGAAGACTACCTATAAAAGAAAACAAGAAGTGA
- a CDS encoding DUF721 domain-containing protein, whose amino-acid sequence MADLINEILNKTLNKLGISKKIEEKKILDLWSKITGNEIKKHTEAKYINQGILFITVDNPVWSHQLLFMKKDLINKINKELNKKLVKDIRFQSGKIKSKIIEEIEEDKKSYVNIELNNSDIREVEDTSNLITDPELKKKFSKLLETQKRIKKWKEINKWIPCPQCSVLISPEEEKCSICQVKENNIKLDMSKLEEVLINTPWLSYNEILNIFPNLLEEDLERIKNKLIKNMKNKLDRVITEAMKKEIDTNEAKVLIQNYVMLETGVHPERLNDRLIKKVIGDNYMKVYKCL is encoded by the coding sequence ATGGCTGATTTAATTAATGAAATATTGAATAAAACTTTAAATAAATTAGGAATATCTAAAAAAATTGAAGAAAAAAAGATTTTAGATTTATGGTCTAAAATAACTGGAAATGAAATTAAAAAGCATACAGAAGCTAAGTATATTAATCAGGGAATCCTTTTTATAACTGTTGATAACCCAGTTTGGTCACACCAATTATTATTTATGAAAAAAGATCTTATTAATAAAATAAATAAAGAGTTAAATAAAAAATTAGTTAAAGATATTAGATTTCAATCAGGGAAGATAAAGTCTAAGATTATTGAGGAAATTGAGGAAGATAAAAAATCATATGTAAATATAGAACTTAATAATTCAGATATTAGAGAAGTTGAAGATACATCAAATTTGATAACTGATCCTGAGTTGAAAAAAAAGTTTTCTAAATTATTAGAAACTCAGAAGAGAATAAAAAAATGGAAAGAAATAAACAAATGGATACCTTGTCCGCAATGTTCAGTTTTAATTTCTCCTGAAGAAGAAAAATGTTCAATTTGTCAGGTTAAAGAGAATAATATTAAGTTAGATATGAGTAAATTAGAAGAAGTGTTAATAAACACTCCTTGGTTAAGTTATAATGAAATACTAAACATCTTTCCAAATCTATTAGAAGAAGATTTAGAAAGAATAAAGAATAAATTGATAAAGAATATGAAAAATAAATTAGATAGAGTTATAACAGAAGCAATGAAAAAAGAAATAGATACTAATGAAGCCAAAGTATTAATTCAGAATTATGTTATGTTAGAGACTGGAGTTCATCCAGAAAGATTAAATGACCGTTTGATAAAGAAAGTAATAGGAGATAATTATATGAAAGTATACAAATGTTTATAA
- a CDS encoding spore germination protein, whose amino-acid sequence MFWKKSKVKFKDKEEYKSNNKSLEKLELNENLEENKNIIKDLIGDSNDVVFRNFNLAKSEENPALLIFIDGLTNTDLLNKHIINPLLNNLEIDDLAKNIDEETGLIQESIVTTHEIKAENKIEELIKSVLSGDAVLLIEGFNQGFIVASKGWDARSVSEPTTESVIRGPRDGFTENLRTNTSHIRRRLRDPGLRIKGVLVGERSNTNIAIAYIEGLANKNIVKEVENRIKNIKVDCILESGYIEQFIEDSPFSPFPQLQHTERPDKAVGNLLEGRVVIIVDGTPFVLIAPAIFDQFYHSPEDYYQRFIITSLLRIVRIIGSSISLALPALYIALTAFHFEMLPTVFALSIAGGRAQVPFPSYLEAFFMEGVVEILREASVHLPNVIGSTIGIVGGLILGTAAVDAGLVSPAMVIVVALTTIGSFTSPTYSASNAIRILRFILMFLSATFGLYGFVAGIIAITIHMASLKSFGIPYLTPYAPSRLEDLKDSVIRFPLWKMNFRPKLMRTNNPKREDDSKEGGND is encoded by the coding sequence ATGTTTTGGAAAAAATCTAAAGTTAAATTTAAAGATAAGGAAGAATATAAATCTAATAATAAATCATTAGAAAAACTTGAATTAAATGAAAATTTAGAAGAAAATAAAAATATTATAAAAGACTTGATTGGTGATAGTAATGATGTGGTTTTTAGGAATTTTAATTTAGCTAAAAGTGAAGAAAATCCCGCTTTATTAATATTCATAGATGGTTTGACTAATACTGATCTATTAAATAAACATATTATCAATCCTTTGCTAAACAATTTAGAAATAGATGATCTAGCAAAGAATATAGATGAAGAAACCGGACTAATTCAAGAATCTATTGTAACAACTCACGAAATAAAAGCAGAGAATAAAATAGAAGAATTAATTAAATCTGTATTGTCAGGTGATGCAGTCTTACTAATAGAAGGTTTTAATCAAGGATTTATTGTAGCTAGTAAGGGGTGGGATGCTAGATCTGTTTCTGAACCAACTACTGAATCAGTTATTCGGGGTCCAAGGGATGGTTTTACAGAAAATTTAAGAACAAATACTTCTCATATTAGAAGAAGATTAAGAGATCCTGGATTAAGAATTAAAGGAGTTTTAGTTGGAGAAAGAAGCAATACTAATATTGCTATTGCTTATATAGAAGGCTTAGCTAATAAGAATATAGTGAAAGAAGTAGAGAATAGAATAAAAAATATTAAAGTTGATTGTATTTTAGAGTCAGGATATATTGAACAGTTTATAGAAGATAGTCCTTTTTCTCCATTTCCACAATTGCAGCATACTGAAAGGCCAGATAAGGCTGTAGGAAATTTATTAGAAGGAAGAGTTGTTATAATCGTTGATGGGACCCCTTTTGTACTTATCGCACCTGCTATTTTTGATCAGTTTTATCATTCTCCAGAAGATTATTATCAGAGATTCATAATTACTAGCTTATTAAGAATAGTTAGGATTATAGGCAGTAGCATTTCCTTAGCTTTGCCAGCATTGTATATAGCTCTAACTGCTTTTCATTTTGAAATGTTACCAACTGTTTTTGCCCTATCTATAGCTGGCGGAAGAGCCCAAGTTCCTTTTCCATCTTATTTAGAAGCATTTTTTATGGAAGGAGTTGTTGAAATATTAAGAGAAGCAAGTGTTCATTTACCGAATGTAATAGGTTCAACAATCGGTATAGTTGGTGGTTTGATTTTAGGTACTGCTGCTGTAGATGCTGGTCTTGTTAGTCCTGCTATGGTAATTGTAGTTGCATTGACTACGATTGGTTCTTTTACTTCTCCAACTTATTCTGCATCTAATGCAATCAGAATTTTAAGGTTTATATTGATGTTTTTATCTGCAACTTTTGGACTTTATGGATTTGTAGCTGGAATTATAGCCATTACAATACATATGGCTTCTTTAAAATCCTTTGGAATTCCTTATTTAACACCGTACGCTCCATCTAGACTTGAAGATTTAAAAGATAGCGTAATCAGATTTCCATTATGGAAGATGAACTTTAGACCTAAATTAATGAGAACTAATAATCCTAAGCGAGAGGATGATAGTAAAGAGGGTGGTAATGATTAG
- a CDS encoding GerAB/ArcD/ProY family transporter has translation MISKVGKVTERQFSAIIINTVLGVGILTLPRAAVSFADQGGIISVILAVLIFLINLLIIIKLGLRFPDKTIFEYLQIILGNIIGRVIGLCIIIYWLFSSAFVVRIFSELIVTAILPKTPLEVIMIIMLLLVTYLSYKDIQVLGRINELYVFIVFIPVLILVILSFKRGNVVHLFPLFQGHSIVNILKSTVKSYSSFLGFEIAAILVPFITTKKLAIEYGIKGWILPSFLSLIIVIASISVFGAFELKNLIWPTFELVKTTKFFALIFERLEVAFIITWVIAIFTTVSNLMFGSVLGISQILNLQTHRTFVLPLLPMLYLIALIPRNAYDVFNLMDIISIIGLIITTILPSLLLILASFTGKGGKNIHEENS, from the coding sequence ATGATTAGTAAGGTAGGTAAAGTAACGGAAAGACAATTTAGTGCTATTATTATTAATACAGTATTGGGAGTTGGAATATTAACTCTACCAAGAGCAGCAGTTAGTTTTGCAGATCAAGGAGGGATAATATCAGTAATTTTAGCAGTATTAATATTTTTAATTAATTTGTTAATTATTATTAAATTAGGATTAAGATTTCCTGATAAGACTATTTTCGAATATTTGCAGATTATTTTAGGGAATATAATAGGAAGAGTAATAGGTTTATGTATTATTATTTATTGGCTATTTTCTAGTGCTTTTGTGGTTAGAATATTTAGCGAATTAATAGTGACTGCTATTTTACCTAAAACCCCGTTAGAGGTTATCATGATAATAATGTTGTTGTTAGTTACTTATTTATCCTATAAAGATATTCAAGTACTAGGTAGGATAAATGAGTTATATGTTTTTATAGTATTTATTCCAGTGTTAATTTTAGTAATCTTGTCATTTAAAAGAGGTAATGTTGTTCATTTATTTCCATTATTTCAGGGGCACAGTATAGTTAATATTTTAAAAAGTACAGTAAAATCTTATTCTTCCTTTTTAGGATTTGAAATAGCTGCTATTCTTGTTCCTTTTATAACAACAAAGAAACTAGCTATAGAATATGGTATTAAAGGATGGATATTACCTAGTTTTTTATCTCTAATAATAGTAATAGCTTCTATATCTGTATTTGGTGCTTTTGAATTAAAAAACTTAATATGGCCTACTTTTGAATTAGTCAAGACTACTAAATTTTTTGCTTTAATTTTTGAAAGATTAGAGGTAGCTTTTATTATCACTTGGGTAATTGCTATTTTTACTACTGTATCTAATTTAATGTTTGGATCAGTTTTAGGAATTTCTCAAATATTGAATCTTCAGACACATAGAACCTTTGTATTACCCCTATTACCTATGTTATATCTAATTGCTCTTATACCACGTAATGCTTATGATGTATTCAATTTGATGGATATAATTTCGATTATAGGATTAATAATTACAACTATTTTACCATCATTATTATTGATTTTAGCTAGTTTTACTGGTAAGGGAGGTAAAAATATTCATGAGGAAAATAGTTAA
- the gyrA gene encoding DNA gyrase subunit A, producing MIELDSERIKPVDIEEEMQEAYIDYAMSVIVSRALPDVRDGLKPVHRRILYAMHDLGMKPTKSHKKSARIVGEVLGKYHPHGDTAVYDTMVRMAQHFSYRYQLVDGHGNFGSVDGDSAAAMRYTEARMAPITLELLEDINKNTVDFVDNFDGSLQEPEVLPSRIPNLLVNGTSGIAVGMSTNIPPHNLGEVIDGVIKMIENPDISIVELMQIIKGPDFPTGGIIMGRKAIRSYFETGRGKVKVRARVNIEELNNDKSQIIVTELPYQVNKARLVEKIAKLVRDDKVEGITDLRDESDRRGMRIVIEIKRGMNPKIVLNQLYKHTRLQVTFGTIMLSLVDGEPKVLGIKDTLGHYINHQKDVVTRRTQYDLDRAAARAHILEGFRIALDNIDRIIKIIRSADDAASAKESLISEFDFSDKQAKAILDMRLHRLTNLERNKIEEEYTGLQEKIKYFQSILADEDKLLEIIKDEIIELKDKYNDERRTEISDEIIDIETEDLIPEEDIVVTLTKDGYIKTIALDTYRNQRRGGKGIIGIKTKEEDIVQDIYTTSTHNYLLFFTDKGRVYRLKGYQIPSGGRQSRGTAIVNLIDIKPDENITTVIPISEFEEYEYLFMATKNGIVKKTELEEYNTNYTGLIALTLDEDDELIDVKLTDGHRDIILGTKNGLAIRFSENDVRSIGRTGRGVKGIDLEENDQVIGIGVAEDDKELLVITDKGYGKKTPLNKYRTQSRGGKGLITLNRTENNGELIDIKVVEEDDEIMIITAEGILLRTSIAEISSMGRNTQGVRVMRLNDNDQVVSIGYIISETQEETQEETQEETQEETQEETQEETQEETQEE from the coding sequence ATGATAGAGTTAGATAGTGAACGGATAAAACCAGTAGATATCGAAGAGGAGATGCAGGAAGCTTATATAGATTATGCAATGAGTGTAATAGTTTCTCGTGCTTTACCAGATGTAAGAGATGGATTAAAGCCAGTTCACCGTCGTATTTTATATGCTATGCATGATTTAGGGATGAAACCTACAAAATCCCATAAGAAATCTGCAAGAATCGTTGGGGAAGTTTTAGGTAAGTATCATCCTCATGGTGATACTGCTGTTTATGATACAATGGTAAGGATGGCTCAACATTTTTCTTATCGTTATCAATTGGTTGATGGTCATGGTAACTTTGGTTCTGTAGATGGAGATTCAGCTGCAGCAATGCGTTATACTGAAGCTAGAATGGCTCCGATAACTTTAGAATTATTAGAAGATATCAACAAGAATACTGTTGATTTTGTGGATAACTTTGATGGTAGTCTACAAGAGCCGGAAGTATTACCTTCTAGAATACCTAACTTATTAGTTAATGGAACTTCTGGGATTGCTGTAGGTATGAGTACTAATATCCCTCCTCATAATTTAGGTGAAGTTATCGATGGAGTCATAAAGATGATTGAAAACCCTGATATCTCTATTGTAGAGCTTATGCAAATTATCAAAGGTCCTGATTTTCCAACAGGTGGAATAATTATGGGTAGAAAAGCAATTAGATCATATTTTGAAACAGGTAGAGGTAAAGTTAAAGTTAGAGCTAGGGTAAATATAGAAGAACTAAATAATGATAAATCTCAGATAATAGTTACAGAACTTCCTTATCAAGTAAATAAGGCTAGATTAGTTGAGAAGATTGCTAAATTAGTTAGAGATGATAAGGTAGAAGGTATAACAGATTTAAGAGATGAATCAGATAGAAGAGGTATGAGGATTGTAATTGAAATTAAACGAGGTATGAACCCTAAGATTGTATTAAATCAATTATATAAACATACTAGATTACAAGTAACATTTGGAACTATAATGCTATCTCTAGTAGATGGAGAGCCTAAGGTATTAGGGATTAAAGATACTTTGGGGCATTACATTAATCATCAAAAAGATGTAGTGACAAGGAGAACCCAATATGATTTAGATAGAGCAGCAGCTCGTGCCCATATTTTAGAAGGATTTAGAATAGCTTTAGATAATATTGACAGAATAATAAAGATTATAAGGTCAGCTGATGATGCAGCAAGTGCTAAAGAATCTTTAATTAGTGAATTTGATTTTTCTGATAAACAGGCTAAAGCAATTCTTGATATGAGATTGCATCGTCTTACTAATCTTGAAAGAAATAAAATCGAAGAAGAATATACAGGATTACAAGAAAAAATTAAATATTTCCAATCAATTTTAGCAGATGAAGATAAATTATTAGAAATAATTAAAGATGAAATAATAGAGCTTAAAGATAAATATAACGATGAGCGACGTACTGAAATATCAGATGAGATAATAGATATAGAAACAGAAGACTTGATTCCAGAAGAAGATATAGTAGTAACTTTGACTAAAGATGGCTATATAAAGACTATAGCTTTAGATACTTATCGTAACCAACGGCGTGGAGGAAAAGGTATTATTGGAATCAAAACTAAAGAAGAAGATATTGTTCAAGATATATATACTACTTCAACGCATAATTATCTATTATTTTTCACTGATAAAGGACGGGTATATAGACTTAAAGGTTATCAGATTCCTTCAGGTGGAAGACAATCTCGTGGTACAGCTATTGTAAACTTAATAGATATTAAACCTGATGAAAATATTACAACAGTTATTCCAATTTCTGAATTTGAAGAGTATGAGTATTTATTTATGGCTACTAAAAATGGTATTGTTAAAAAGACAGAGTTGGAAGAATATAATACTAATTATACTGGCTTAATTGCATTAACTCTAGATGAAGATGATGAATTAATAGATGTTAAATTAACAGATGGACATCGAGATATAATTTTAGGAACTAAAAACGGTTTAGCTATTCGTTTTTCTGAAAATGATGTAAGAAGTATTGGAAGAACTGGTAGAGGTGTAAAGGGAATTGATTTGGAAGAGAATGACCAAGTAATAGGTATAGGTGTTGCTGAAGATGATAAAGAGTTATTAGTTATTACAGACAAAGGTTATGGTAAAAAGACTCCTCTTAATAAGTATAGAACCCAAAGTAGGGGAGGTAAAGGTTTAATTACTCTAAATCGAACTGAGAATAATGGTGAATTAATTGATATAAAAGTTGTAGAAGAAGATGATGAAATTATGATAATTACTGCAGAGGGAATTCTTTTAAGAACATCTATTGCAGAAATATCTTCTATGGGGCGTAATACTCAGGGAGTAAGAGTTATGAGATTAAATGATAATGATCAAGTGGTATCTATCGGATATATAATCAGTGAAACTCAAGAAGAAACTCAAGAAGAAACTCAAGAAGAAACTCAAGAAGAAACTCAAGAAGAAACTCAAGAAGAAACTCAAGAAGAAACTCAAGAAGAATAA
- the remB gene encoding extracellular matrix regulator RemB: MALVHLGAGHMIPAKDIVLIADLESTTYSKKTREFLEVAEEEGFITDFSEGNPKSFVVTDETIYYSMISSSTLSKRVNFAYNLNRDY, encoded by the coding sequence ATGGCTTTGGTTCATTTAGGGGCTGGACATATGATTCCAGCTAAAGATATAGTTTTAATAGCTGATCTAGAATCAACAACGTATTCTAAAAAGACTAGAGAGTTTTTGGAAGTAGCTGAAGAAGAGGGGTTTATTACTGATTTTTCTGAGGGAAATCCAAAGTCTTTTGTAGTTACAGATGAGACAATTTATTATTCTATGATATCATCAAGTACTTTAAGTAAACGAGTAAACTTTGCATATAATCTAAACCGTGATTACTAA
- a CDS encoding Ger(x)C family spore germination protein → MRKIVKLLIIIMLMNLLTGCWDRRDIEETVPVLGIGIDFIKEEERELTKSSRVKVTVQIPIPANMEQGEDVVWVMSSVGESIAGAIDNLQNKLNQELFFGHLQVIIFSQDVAKEGINKFLNYFRNLPQIRRLSWLLISENNAEDIIKSEPKLESIQALYLSHMLNNGAKTGRIPDLRLGDFFIRLSNPGQESTVVMIKANKEIIDYIGLAVFDGDEFVGSLDQPETLYYQRLMGTSGSGSNLVLSSDPTTEIDPLTIQIQEVSSKIRPIVKNKELKMNINIKVEAKVIEQLNQSNLGREKIVHQIEKRIENKIKSEVDKVIRKTQKKFQSDVWGFGEYVRAYYPSYWQKINWKQKYSKIKFNLEVKAYIRQVGMIKFEGK, encoded by the coding sequence ATGAGGAAAATAGTTAAGTTATTAATAATTATTATGCTAATGAATTTGTTAACAGGATGTTGGGATAGAAGAGATATAGAAGAGACTGTTCCTGTACTAGGAATAGGGATAGATTTTATAAAAGAAGAAGAACGAGAGTTAACAAAAAGCAGTAGAGTCAAAGTTACAGTTCAAATTCCAATACCAGCAAATATGGAGCAAGGTGAAGATGTAGTTTGGGTTATGAGTAGTGTAGGAGAGAGTATTGCTGGAGCAATAGATAATTTACAAAATAAGTTAAATCAAGAGCTATTTTTTGGTCATTTACAAGTAATTATTTTTAGTCAGGACGTAGCTAAAGAAGGAATTAATAAGTTTTTGAATTATTTTCGTAATTTACCTCAGATTAGAAGGTTAAGTTGGCTTTTAATATCTGAAAATAATGCAGAGGATATAATTAAATCAGAGCCTAAATTAGAAAGTATACAAGCATTATATTTAAGTCATATGCTTAATAATGGTGCTAAAACAGGGAGAATTCCTGATTTACGATTAGGAGATTTCTTTATTAGGTTATCTAACCCCGGTCAAGAATCTACAGTAGTTATGATTAAGGCTAATAAAGAAATAATAGACTATATTGGTTTAGCAGTATTTGATGGAGATGAATTTGTAGGGTCACTAGATCAGCCAGAAACTCTATATTATCAAAGGTTGATGGGGACTAGTGGTAGTGGTAGTAATTTGGTATTATCATCTGACCCTACTACAGAAATTGATCCTTTAACAATTCAAATTCAAGAGGTTTCTAGTAAAATAAGACCTATAGTTAAAAACAAAGAATTAAAGATGAATATCAATATAAAAGTAGAAGCTAAAGTAATTGAACAGCTTAATCAATCTAACTTAGGTAGAGAAAAGATAGTTCATCAAATAGAAAAGAGAATAGAAAATAAGATTAAGTCTGAGGTAGATAAGGTTATTAGAAAGACTCAAAAAAAATTTCAATCTGATGTCTGGGGATTTGGAGAATATGTTAGAGCATATTATCCAAGCTACTGGCAAAAGATTAATTGGAAACAGAAATACTCTAAGATAAAATTTAACCTTGAAGTTAAAGCTTATATTAGACAGGTAGGTATGATTAAATTCGAAGGAAAATAG